The sequence CTCTGCACCCTGAGCCGTGGGCTGGTTTAAGGAGCGTTGGCACCGCTGGAGAAGTTTGAGACGTGTTTTAGACATCCCTGACACAAGGAATTTAAGAAGATTTAAGAAGACTTGGAGGTTGGGTTTATTTACAGGTAGGGGGTAGCGCTGTGGATGGGGGGTTATGGTCTTTCGAAGGTCGTCTGTACCAACCGACCGGAAAACCAGGTTGAAGAACCCCTCGCGGTCCCAAGATTGGCATGTGTGTATCGAAAAATATGTGTGTATCGAAAAATATACACCAATACAACACAAGCAGGGACTTGTGAATGTCTCCAAAGTGgtcccaagtgagaagcagcgtggcccagtggaaagagcccgggctttggagtcagaggtcatcggttcaaatcccggctccgccacttgtcagctgtgtgacttcgggcaagtcacttcgcttctctgggcctcagttccctcatctggaaaatgggaattgactgtgagccccctgtgggacaacctgatcaccttgtcaacgccccaagcgcttagaacagtgctttgcacatagtaagcgcttaataaatgccataataataataataataataaatgccattattattattattattattattatgagcctgggctatggagtcagaggtcgtgggttcaaatcccagctccgccacttgtcagctgtgtgactttgggtgagtcacttcacttctcagttacctcatctgtcaaatggggattaagactgtgagccccccgtgggacagccccatcaccttgtaacctccccagcacttagaacagtgctttgcacatagtaagcgcttaataaatgccatcatcatcatcattctctgggcctcagttacctcatctggaaaatggggattaagactgtgagccccctgtgggacaacctcatcaccttgtaacctccccagctcttagaacagtgctttgcacattgattcattcattcaatcgtatttattgagcacttactgtgtgcagagtactgtactaagcgcttgggaagtacaagttggcaacatataggtccctacccaacagtgggctcacagtccagaagtgagTAAgcgagaacatagtaagcgtttaataaatgccattattattattacttagggcagggactgtcttcacctcccccttttagactgtgagcccactgttgggtagggactgtctctatatgttgccaacttgtacttcccaagcgcttagtacagtgctctgcacatagtaagcgctcaataaatacaattgattgattatatattttTGCAGGTTCTGAgtgtttaggatagtgctttgcacaaagtgggtGCTGAAGAGCAGGTATAAATAGCAATGAACTGCCTTAAAAGTTGGCCGCTACGGAAGAGAGGGAGCATGCGACAgttctaggggaagcagcatggcgtaatgaataagagcaagggcctgggttctaatcctggctctgccccttgtctgctgggtgatctagggcaagtcacgtcacttctctgtgcctcggtgacctcctctgtaaaatggggattgagactgtgagccccagttgggacagggactgtgtccaacccgatttgcttgtacccaccctagcgcttagtacagtgcctggcacttagtaagcacttaacaaataccattattattattattattattattattattcgactcCTTGGAAACCATAGTGTATTCACACACATTGCACATTCTGTAAtagcttcctccttcttcttatgATGTGCAATATAAGTACAAAGTCATGGCTTTTGTAGTTTCCTCTTTTAATTATCTTTAtgatatctgtgaagcacttactatatgtcaagcaccgttctaagcactgggggagacacaagttaatcaggtcggacacagtccccgtctcccaTGAGTCTAAATAGAAGTAatatgagtccccattttgcatttgagaaagtggaggcacagagaagttaagtgactagtccaaggtcacacaactggcagctcagggattagaacccaggtcctctgacactcagacctgtgctctttccactagttctacagtttcccataataataatataatgatggcatttgttaagcgtccaAGTCTTGCTAAGATAAGGAGAGTGAGAATGTAATAAAATAACTCTGTTAGGTACATATTTTTAGCACTTCAGTCGAATCATAGATTTGAACCAAATCGAAGAGTCCTTTAGGGAGgtgaatcattcattctttcattcagtcgtatttattgagcgcttactgtgtgcagagcaatcaatcaatcagttgtatttattgagcgcttactgtgtgcagagcactgtgctaagcacttgggaagtacaagttggcaacatgtagagatggtcccttcccaacaattgGCTCCCATCACGAAGGCATTCCCGGGATCAGTGCTCTTTAAAGAATCcaaggacctgatcaccttgtaacttccccagcgcttagagcagcgctttgcacctagtaagcacttaataaatgccattattattattattgttgttatggaaaTTTCACATTCTCACTTGGCAGACCATTCCAGTGTTTCTACTAGCCTAAAAGTCAGGAAATTTTTCCTGTGTTGCAACCCAAAATCATCCTTGCTTGATTTAAGGCAAATTGCTCTTGCTTGGATATGAAGAATGACTACTTAGCATTTCCCTTGAGAAAAATCACTTATATACAGGAAAGTCATTCTTACCTTCTCAGGGCTAAACAGGCCCCTTGCCTGCTACATAAAATCTATTTTCCATACCCCTGAAGACtatcagctccatgtgggcagggatcatgtctaccaactcctttattctgcttttcccagtgcttggtgcaatgcttttcacacagtaagtgcgcagtgAATTCTaaggattgattgatacctttAAAGTAATTTTGGAATAACTCTTCTGTACACCTTTACCATTTTTCTAGGTGTTTTTTGAAGGGTAGCAACCAAAATACGATTTAGGGTTAGATAACTTCAAATTTCTAGGGGGAAGCATTACTTCTTAAACCTTACTCTGGTtgattaattcagtgctctgctgcTGTGTTTAGTAATGGCACTCCACTGCTGATTTATGTACAGCATCTAGCCAACTATGACTTCCAAATCCTCCTGTTATATTTGCGTCTagcctgtctttcccatctcccGTTTCTCTCCTGAAGCGCTCTCTACGTTGTGCTTGTTACCACTGAGTTTTGTCTAGTACAGAGCCGTTTTTCTGTCCGCCGACAACCACAATTTTGATTAGTATCTCCTCAATTCTGATGGCCTGGGGATGTTCACAAGCTCGATGTGGGCCAGGAGCGTATCTGCtcactgttgtactctactctcccaagcgcttagtacagcgttctgcctagcacacagtaagtgctcaataaatactaccgattgattgattaactgctccCAGGGCTAATTCCTCTGGGACGTGATTCAACATCTCTGAAGTTGACCTAAAGCCTTGATGACTTCCCAAATTGGATgtctcccataataataaaataatgatggtgtttgttaagcacttactatctgcaaagcactgttctaagcgctggggggatacaaggcgatcaggttgtcccacgtgggactcactatcttaatccccattttacagatgaggtaactgaggcccagagaagtgaagtgacttgcccagagtcacacagctgacaagtggcggagccgggatttgaacccatgacctctgactccaaagccccggctctttccagtgaTATAAGCTAGCAATGCCTTCATCTATCAGTAGTGTGGCTAAGCCCaaactttgactgtgaacctcccgCGGACAGAGACTACCAGATTAcattcgtctgctatgtgaccttggacaagtcacttcactcctctgtgcctcagttacctcagccgtaaaatggggatcgagattgtgggacatggactgtgtccaacccgattagccagtgtccaccccagcgcttagtacagtggctggcacgcagtaagcgcttaacaaataccataataataataacttgtacctatccagtgcttagagcagtgcttgccacatagcaagtgcttaacaaataccatcatcatcattattattactattattattatcattccctaaCCTGGATGTCATGTGGCATAGAAttaaaaggcttcttggagttaCACTTTCTCATAGAGGGAGATGAAATTAATCTGGAATGATTTGCTCTTCCCCAAGCCATTTGTTTGACTTGTATTTTATTACTAACGTGGGTGGTTGCAATTTGTTTTCAGTTTCCAGCTACTGTTACTCATTTAAATGCTTTTTTAATCCATGATTTTCTCAGTTGCTCTATCATTTCAAGGAATTAACAATCCCATATAACGAGCATTGAAAAAGCAACCTGTCAAACTAAAtgtgtctgatttttttttttttaatcgatcTACATTTTAAAACATATTTCCGTGTGCTTCAGTGCCAGGCTGGATAAGGATGCATATGCTGGGCCCAGTCCACCGCAGGTAACGTTGGATCACCATCCTGTCGCAGCGGCTGTTACGATGGAATTGGAGCAAGAGGAAGATATTAAACCGCCTCCTCCGATTGTAGTAGATTCACATCAGAGTGAGGAGTTAGAACAAAGAGAAGAGGTTGACTTGGTCCACGTCATGGAGCGATCTCCTTCCCCTTCGCTTTCCTCCGTTGATATGAGAATGACACTGTCGCCGTCCTCTATCCCAAGAAGAGATGATTTTTCAAGGCACGAGAGTGGGGAACGCCTCAGGCCTGTATTAGGGTACGATCCGCAGACCCTGCAGATGTTAAAGGAGGAGCATGAGGTGATTTTAGAAAATCAAAGAAAATTTGGACTCTACGTCCAGGAAAAGAGGGATGGTTTGAAAAGAAGGCAGCGGCTGGAAGAAGAACTACTAAAAGCAAAAATCAAAGTGGAGAAGCTGAAGGCAGTCCGGCTACGACGTGATCTTCCCGACTACAGCGTCCTCTAGACGGCTGGGCTTAGCCGGAATTTGGGGGATCTTAGATCTCAAGAATGTTTTCGTCCTAGTAAGTTTGTATACGAGCCTATGGCTGGATCCAAAATAGGCCCAATGTTAGGGAAATCCGTAGATCACCTTACGTTTCTCGTCTGTTCGTGTTTTTCGGAAACGGCACCCGTTTATGACTTCTCGATTTCCTCCTCAGGATCGGAAAATTCTTAGTAGCTGGCCCCTTGAAATACACAGTAagggttttgtttggttttttttacatCTAATTCAAATGAAAGAAAATATCAGAAACAACTTCCTCGGGCTTGGAGCCTTCCTACCTGAAAAATATTTAAGGAGGACTTTGAAAAAGGGGAAGTACTAGCTTGAAACTTCCAGCTGCTGTCGTTTGGGATGTGATAATGACAGTTGCAGCAAGAGTTTTAAATTGGTAATGTTATTTAGTGTGGTGCTAAATGCCTGGAAAGGGAGGTTGATTTTGCCTTAGTCTCTTTCCAAGGAAGAGCTCTAGCGGTTCTTTTCAATTCTCTTTATGAAGTGATTTGTTGACAAAGTAAACCATAAGGATCTGTTTCCTTGTAAGATTATACAAAGTTGAGGCTTCAGGgaattctgtcattcattcattcaattgtatttattgagcgcttactgtgtgcagagcactggactaagcgcttgggaagtacaagtcggcaacacatagagacgggccctacccaacagtgggctcacagtcttgaagatttTTTTATTCAGCAAAAGACGATAAGAAATTTTCAGCTGGCTATTTGTTATATTCTTAGGTTCAGTGTTGTAACACATAAAGTACATACTTAATTGTAATTTAAGTACTTTGTACTCGAAGAATATCCACTTAAAGTTAAAATAAATCATATCTGGTACTGTATATCAAGAATGTGTTTACTGGAATTTTATTCTTTTCAGAGTTTCTTTGGTAAATTGTGCTAATTTAGTGGCAAAATGCAggcgaaggaaaaaaaaaatgtataatgTACTTTGTAATTTCCTTGCAGGCCTACTGAATTTAAAGTCCCCGGACcccgggaatgtgcctaccaactctgttgtgttgtactctcttaagcgcttagaatagtgctctgcactcacacagtaagcactccacaaatactattgattgattgattgattgattgatttaataacaAAGGTAACAAAGAAGGTTACCAGTTGAACAGACTCTGGACAAAGATTTAATTCGAAAATTGTATAGTAATTTGAGGATTTAAATGATTTTTGGGGCTCATATTAATTTTAATATgacgattttaataataattttatcaataatgttattaataataattattaaggtaATAATTTTAATATTAATTTTTTAATTCCCACTTATTAGCTTCCACGTTATTACTGATTTGACTGAGTAGGCCGTGTTTGcaaggatcgtgtttaccaactgcgTTACGTtacagtttcccaagtgcttagtacagtaatctacacccagtaagtgctcagtaaataccatcgattgattgagccacaAGATTTCCAGTTATCGTGATTCAATAAAAACCCTGATTTTTGTGAATGTAAATACTTGCCGTTTTCCGCGTGTCGATGCCCAGGTTGCTGGCCATCTAAGCCGTAGAAGTCTTCAGAAAAtgaagaagcagggaagcagtgtgcccttgCAGATAGAGCAATGTCGcgtgagccagaggacctgtgttctaatcccggttccgtcactcagaagtcacttaacttccctgtgcctcagtttcttcaactgaaaaatagaggttcaatacccattctccctcccacttagactatgagccccacatgggacagggactgtatttggcatgattaacttgaatctgttAGATAattcttgacacatagcgcttaacaaataccataaaaaggaccctactaattattattaagtatgtgtTGGAGGATTTAAATGGGTCCCAAATgacagagtattttttttttacattaccaTTCATTAATATCGAAAGTCAAACTCACAAAGCACTGCTAAATAGAAATTTGACTAGGTGACCGTTCATTTGAGCTATCAAAATAACCGGGTTTGTGAATTTAATGCTCTCTGTGCCAAATTGATCTCTTCTGCATAGGGCGAGTCTTTGAGTCTGTTGATGTGGGAATTGGGTATCCAGGAATTCTTGGACCTGAATCGTAAATGTTTTAAAAACTGAGCTCTGTCTGGCTCACTTTCAAGTGCTGCCACTGGCTTGGGAATTGGCAGTGAGGGATAGGGGACCATGGAAGTGTGGAAACTACAGCAAGGATAAGGAGAAGAAAACAATAAGCAGCGGGGAAGATGAAGATGAAGCTGAGGGGGCcagagccccagcgcttagtgcagtgcctggcatatagtaagagaagcagcgtggctcagtggaaagagcccgggcttgggagtctcaggtcatgggttctaatcccgcctccgcctcttgtcagctgtgtgactttgggcaagtcactttgcttctctgggcctcagtgacctcatttgtaaaatgggggttaataataataataatagtgatggcatttgttcagcactatgtgcgaagcactgttctaagccctggggaggttacaaggtgatgttgtcccatgtggggctcacagtcttaacccccattgttcagatgagggaactgaggcttagagaagttgagtgacttgcccaaggtcacacagcagacaggtggcggagctgggattagaacccgtgcccagTGGAGAATGCGGGCATGGATCCCGCCACCTCTCACGGGCTGAGCGAGCGCTCTACCATTTGAGCTAATTCCCCAACAGTGAGCAGTGTGAACTgtgttaactcattcattcattcagttgtatttattgagtgcttactgtgtgcagagcactgtgctaagcgcttggaaagtacaagtcggcagcagatagagacggtccctacccagcaacggactcacagtctaaaagtgggagacagacaacaaaacaaaatagttacagtgattaatgctgtgagccccatgtggaccaacctgatcaccttgtatccccccccagtgcttagaacagtgcttcgcacatagtaagcgcttaacaaataccataattattattggagtCGTCAGGATAACCAGGGGAAACAGGAGTACAGACTCAGCACCTAGAGGGTGTCAGCaagagaaggggaccatggcaatcaaaggtatttattgagcgcttactctgtacaaagcactgtactgagcgcttgggaaaggacgatacaacagagcttagaacagtgctttgcacatagtaagcacttaataaatgccatcgttataacagagctggtagcattacacagtcaatagtatttattgagcgcttactgtttatgaagcaccgtaccaagtgcggaaagcactgtactaagcactggaagtatACGAAGCCTCTTTTTCAGCAGGAGTATTTTGACACAAGTTAACCTGACATAGTGAATACatttataaaatttaaagataccCTACGTGCCCCTggtgtcgatcaatcaatcagtcgtatttattgagcacttactatgtacggcgtgctcttttaagtgcttgggagagcacaatacaataataataataatgatggcatttgttaagggcttactatgtgcaaagcactgttctaagtgctgtgatagttAGCAGGCACTTTCCtgacccataatgaacttacagttctGGATGAAAATTCTGGGAAGGGCTTATTGGGCAATGCTGTTGGTAGAGGTTTTCAaaatctggcccatagtaagcgcttaataaataccattaacacccCTCCCCTCCGCTTCCCAACAAcatcacaatataatagagacacTGGGTATGTGCGTTGGCAAAATACAAAAGCCCACCCAATATGAGATAtattctttctctttcatttgcGACAAAGTGAAGTCATGCTCAGGTTATCGCAGCTGCCATTTTCCttctgttcactcattcagtcgtatttattgagttcttactgtatgcagagcactgtactaagcgcttgggaagtacaagttggcaacatatagagacggtccctacccaacaacgggttgccCTTCACCTCCCTCGCTAACCCTTTACAGTATTGTACCAGGAGCAGTTTCCCCACATTATCTCTGGAGTAATTTGGTAGTTATGGAGAGGTTTCTTATAATGGTTTCTTATAAAGGCTTCTTATAATGGTGAGAGAAAAATTAATTTCTACAACCCACAAATTGTGACTTTAAAAGTGGATTTTAGTGGTGAGGCCCGGGAATAGCATTTATATTTTTAGCGAGGAACTCCAGTTGAAATGTAAGCAAAGTCACTGACTTGAATGCAGTACTGTATGTATGATTTTATTTAACTGGTGAATTAAACCcaagaccagagctgagaggactGATAATTGGAGCTTTTTCAGTTCCGACAATGGTTGCTAGATTTCTTCAAATATGTGAATCCCTTAGATTGCATTTTTTGTGGGGCGAAAAATCAACTTAGTGTAATTTTGCTTTTTGACTGATTTACTCCTCGACTGTGTCCTTAATCACGCTCATGTTACTTGTGTGAAAATGCTGAAAATAAGAATCATCTTCCATGTGCCTTCTTCCGGAGTAATCTCATGAATTTTAAACAGATGTGTTTTAAATAATTCAGGCAGAGGGGATTGGAATGAATTGTGTTGAATGCTCACTCTGACGGATGAATGGAGCTGCTCGAAAATGTCTTGCTAATACATTTTTTTCCTACCCTAAAATATAAAGGAAACACAGTGACTGACTTGTTTACTTTTCGTGTTATCAAAGTTATGAAAATACATTGGTAAATATCGGTGAAGAATGAAAGGCAAATTCCCTAAGATGATTGTGTTAAAATAAATGTTTATATAGCAGATTtacatttatgtatttgttttatttaaacCACCGAGTCTGTTTATTTCTCAAATAAACCCATCAGGCACTCTGTTTTCAGGAAAAATGGTTGCAGATTCGTGGGAGAAACCATGGAAATTTAGAACGCCTTACCCTAGCCGTAGTACGTTACGAATCTCTGTGGGGAATTATGGAAAACTGTGCTTTGGTCAATATGACGAATCAAGCACGGACTTATTAAATTTCAATATTCAGGTTGTCGTGCACACACGTCAAGAGCGTCGTCAGTTCTTTTGAGATCACAGATTGCTGGGAGAGAGCAGCAATAGAGCCTCGCTGGTGACAGTCAAGAAAGGGGTGTTTATTTGGTAGCAAGGACGTCCAATAGACTGTCTCA is a genomic window of Tachyglossus aculeatus isolate mTacAcu1 chromosome 4, mTacAcu1.pri, whole genome shotgun sequence containing:
- the LOC119926583 gene encoding fibrinogen silencer-binding protein, which codes for MKKRKVATETVKPASARLDKDAYAGPSPPQVTLDHHPVAAAVTMELEQEEDIKPPPPIVVDSHQSEELEQREEVDLVHVMERSPSPSLSSVDMRMTLSPSSIPRRDDFSRHESGERLRPVLGYDPQTLQMLKEEHEVILENQRKFGLYVQEKRDGLKRRQRLEEELLKAKIKVEKLKAVRLRRDLPDYSVL